From a single Podarcis raffonei isolate rPodRaf1 chromosome 10, rPodRaf1.pri, whole genome shotgun sequence genomic region:
- the CENPM gene encoding centromere protein M isoform X2 — MAALAAFAKLPAINSATVLLVGTNEDFQEQLAETMLKEKEDFKVNIHLTRSLPLPAERDHIRPRIDLIVFMINVKSKYSFKDIESSLRHVDANFFLGKVCFLVIGACEMNQISVDVDTVLKLADCYCSPVLFCELECENTRISTARQLLRMLQICAGHVSGVSALSFSSLMGSYIDYSSIME; from the exons TTGGTGGGAACAAATGAAGATTTCCAAGAACAGCTAGCAGAGACAATGCTTAAGgaaaaagaagattttaaagtaaaTAT CCACTTGACAAGGTCTCTTCCTTTACCTGCAGAGAGAGATCACATCCGGCCTCGAATTGATCTGATTGTTTTTATGATTAATGTAAAAAGCAAATACAG TTTTAAGGATATCGAATCTTCACTGCGACATGTAGATGCCAACTTTTTCCTTGGAAAAGTGTGCTTTCTGGTCATAGGTG CATGTGAAATGAATCAAATCAGTGTGGACGTGGACACTGTCTTGAAGCTGGCAGATTGTTACTGCAGCCCTGTTCTATTCTGTGAACTGGAA TGTGAGAATACCAGGATTTCCACAGCTCGACAGCTGCTCCGGATGCTGCAAATATGTGCTGGTCATGTGTCAGGAGTTTCTGCACTCTCCTTCAGTTCGTTAATGGGAAGTTACATTGATTACTCCAGTATCATGGAATAA
- the CENPM gene encoding centromere protein M isoform X1 → MAALAAFAKLPAINSATVLLVGTNEDFQEQLAETMLKEKEDFKVNIHLTRSLPLPAERDHIRPRIDLIVFMINVKSKYSFNYHTWCFFIYFSTSFKDIESSLRHVDANFFLGKVCFLVIGACEMNQISVDVDTVLKLADCYCSPVLFCELECENTRISTARQLLRMLQICAGHVSGVSALSFSSLMGSYIDYSSIME, encoded by the exons TTGGTGGGAACAAATGAAGATTTCCAAGAACAGCTAGCAGAGACAATGCTTAAGgaaaaagaagattttaaagtaaaTAT CCACTTGACAAGGTCTCTTCCTTTACCTGCAGAGAGAGATCACATCCGGCCTCGAATTGATCTGATTGTTTTTATGATTAATGTAAAAAGCAAATACAG CTTCAACTATCACACTtggtgcttttttatttatttttctaccaGTTTTAAGGATATCGAATCTTCACTGCGACATGTAGATGCCAACTTTTTCCTTGGAAAAGTGTGCTTTCTGGTCATAGGTG CATGTGAAATGAATCAAATCAGTGTGGACGTGGACACTGTCTTGAAGCTGGCAGATTGTTACTGCAGCCCTGTTCTATTCTGTGAACTGGAA TGTGAGAATACCAGGATTTCCACAGCTCGACAGCTGCTCCGGATGCTGCAAATATGTGCTGGTCATGTGTCAGGAGTTTCTGCACTCTCCTTCAGTTCGTTAATGGGAAGTTACATTGATTACTCCAGTATCATGGAATAA